One segment of Acidimicrobiales bacterium DNA contains the following:
- a CDS encoding lysoplasmalogenase, which translates to MTTTAWVLAGAAALFAATDWMGVATSRRALRRLAKPATLTLLVGVAVTLDPVDPTIRAWMVVGLCFSLVGDVALMLPERWFVVGLGAFLLGHVAYVVAMVLAPTSAPGLAIGALLVAVAGALVGRRIVAAVRTGQHPELGAPVIAYILVISAMVIAALGTTATAAIIGALLFYASDATLAWNRFVEPLRHGPLAVMITYHLGQAGLVAWLVTG; encoded by the coding sequence ATGACCACCACCGCCTGGGTCCTCGCCGGGGCCGCCGCCCTGTTCGCCGCCACCGACTGGATGGGCGTTGCCACCAGCCGCAGGGCGCTGCGGCGCCTCGCCAAACCGGCAACGCTCACACTGTTGGTCGGCGTGGCGGTCACCCTCGATCCCGTCGACCCCACCATCCGTGCCTGGATGGTGGTGGGTCTGTGCTTCTCGCTGGTCGGCGACGTGGCCCTGATGCTGCCCGAGCGCTGGTTCGTCGTGGGCCTGGGAGCGTTCCTCCTCGGACACGTCGCCTATGTGGTCGCCATGGTGCTCGCCCCCACCTCGGCACCCGGGCTGGCGATCGGTGCCCTGTTGGTGGCGGTGGCCGGTGCGCTCGTGGGGCGTCGCATCGTGGCCGCGGTGCGGACAGGACAGCACCCCGAGCTCGGCGCACCGGTGATCGCCTACATCCTCGTGATCTCGGCCATGGTGATCGCCGCCCTCGGCACCACCGCCACCGCGGCCATCATCGGGGCCCTGTTGTTCTACGCCTCCGACGCCACCCTGGCCTGGAACCGCTTCGTGGAGCCCCTCCGGCACGGACCGCTGGCGGTGATGATCACCTACCACCTGGGCCAAGCGGGGCTGGTCGCCTGGTTGGTCACCGGCTGA